The following proteins come from a genomic window of Miscanthus floridulus cultivar M001 chromosome 2, ASM1932011v1, whole genome shotgun sequence:
- the LOC136537685 gene encoding calmodulin-binding protein 60 A-like isoform X1 translates to MSQKRQPDESDGPRRASGGGGEPGGSSSSSSLPQRPGEPKRQRIALRDVITEVMRNTNIEKFLIALEPLIRRVVKEEIESAFANHASMMARSVTDNVPCVSKNLQLQFMTRLSLPIFTGSKIEGEGSLSITIALVDALTRQIVAPGKEFQIKVEIVVLEGDFESGEDDDWTAQEFNNNIVKEREGKRPLISGDVFIALVDGIGTSGELSFTDNSSWTRSRKFKLGARTEDGCFNGVRVREAKTESFVVKDHRGELYKKHHPPFLEDEVWRLEKIGKEGAFHKRLNRESISTVKDFLTLLNLDASRLRKILGGGMSAKMWEATVEHAKTCVLTDKVHHYYPDSLNKSGVVFNVVGEVRGLISDKYVSVDGLTEKEKAEARAAVKQAYEHWKDVFTCDNETLVENPSQPFNMRSPSLRENQYNQFPTQVSTDEFSLSHSTIPSPDIFSMEPSSALDPCVLETEETSANQFQSVLPPVGGHEVPQEFQSLDKFSNSLVYDDCTTHPSLSESYYSSVDPSISFDTQDLGAALKGFIATISKPKAAYRGWRTLSYVLGWIFYTKRIVAKRKKHGK, encoded by the exons ATGTCGCAGAAGAGGCAGCCGGATGAGAGCGACGGACCCCGGCGCGCCAGCGGCGGAGGAGGCGAGCCCGGTGggagctcatcatcatcctcccTGCCCCAGCGCCCCGGCGAGCCGAAGCGGCAGAGGATCGCCCTTCGCGA TGTGATCACGGAGGTGATGCGGAACACCAACATCGAGAAGTTTTTAATTGCGCTCGAGCCCCTCATCAGGAGAGTG GTAAAAGAAGAAATTGAGTCGGCTTTTGCAAATCATGCCTCTATGATGGCAAG AAGTGTCACAGACAATGTTCCATGTGTGTCAAAGAATTTGCAGCTGCAGTTCATGACTAGACTTTCTCTCCCAATATTTACTGGATCCAAGATTGAAGGAGAGGGCTCCTTAAGTATAACTATTGCTCTAGTCGACGCTTTGACAAGACAAATTGTAGCACCAGGCAAGGAGTTCCAGATAAAGGTCGAGATTGTAGTTCTGGAGGGGGATTTTGAAAGTGGAGAAGATGATGACTGGACAGCTCAGGAATTTAACAATAACATTGTTAAAGAAAGAGAAGGCAAAAGACCCTTGATTTCTGGGGATGTATTCATTGCCCTTGTTGATGGCATTGGAACATCAGGGGAACTTTCTTTCACAGATAACTCCAGCTGGACACGGAGCCGAAAGTTCAAGCTGGGTGCAAGAACTGAGGATGGTTGTTTCAATGGTGTAAGAGTACGGGAAGCAAAAACTGAATCATTTGTGGTTAAGGATCATCGAGGAGAAT TGTACAAGAAGCACCACCCACCATTTCTTGAAGATGAAGTCTGGCGCCTGGAGAAAATTGGCAAGGAAGGTGCTTTTCACAAGCGTTTGAATAGAGAAAGCATTAGCACTGTCAAAGATTTTCTCACCTTATTAAATCTTGATGCTTCTAGGCTTCGAAAG ATATTAGGTGGTGGCATGTCAGCAAAGATGTGGGAGGCAACTGTGGAACATGCAAAAACATGTGTTCTAACTGACAAAGTGCATCACTACTATCCTGACAGTCTAAACAAATCTGGTGTTGTATTCAATGTAGTTGGAGAAGTAAGAGGTTTAATATCTGATAAATATGTTTCTGTTGATGGCCTTACTGAAAAGGAGAAG GCTGAAGCACGTGCAGCAGTGAAGCAAGCATATGAACACTGGAAGGATGTCTTTACATGTGACAATGAAACGCTTGTGGAGAACCCTTCACAGCCATTCAATATGAGATCTCCATCTTTGCGTGAAAATCAATATAACCAGTTTCCCACGCAAGTTTCTACTGATGAATTTAGTTTGAGCCATTCGACCATACCATCACCTGACATTTTCTCAATGGAGCCATCAAGTGCTTTAGACCCTTGTGTATTGGAGACCGAAGAAACCAGTGCTAATCAATTTCAATCGGTGTTGCCCCCAGTTGGGGGCCATGAAGTACCCCAAGAATTTCAGTCACTGGATAAGTTCTCCAACTCTTTGGTATATGATGACTGCACCACCCATCCCTCACTCAGTGAAAGCTATTACAGCAGTGTAGATCCCAGCATATCCTTTGACACACAAGATCTTGGAGCTGCACTGAAAGGCTTCATTGCGACCATCTCAAAGCCTAAGGCGGCATATAGAGGATGGAGAACATTGTCTTATGTTCTAGGATGGATTTTCTATACGAAGAGAATTGTCGCAAAGAGAAAGAAACATGGGAAATAA
- the LOC136537685 gene encoding calmodulin-binding protein 60 A-like isoform X2, with the protein MSQKRQPDESDGPRRASGGGGEPGGSSSSSSLPQRPGEPKRQRIALRDVITEVMRNTNIEKFLIALEPLIRRVVKEEIESAFANHASMMASVTDNVPCVSKNLQLQFMTRLSLPIFTGSKIEGEGSLSITIALVDALTRQIVAPGKEFQIKVEIVVLEGDFESGEDDDWTAQEFNNNIVKEREGKRPLISGDVFIALVDGIGTSGELSFTDNSSWTRSRKFKLGARTEDGCFNGVRVREAKTESFVVKDHRGELYKKHHPPFLEDEVWRLEKIGKEGAFHKRLNRESISTVKDFLTLLNLDASRLRKILGGGMSAKMWEATVEHAKTCVLTDKVHHYYPDSLNKSGVVFNVVGEVRGLISDKYVSVDGLTEKEKAEARAAVKQAYEHWKDVFTCDNETLVENPSQPFNMRSPSLRENQYNQFPTQVSTDEFSLSHSTIPSPDIFSMEPSSALDPCVLETEETSANQFQSVLPPVGGHEVPQEFQSLDKFSNSLVYDDCTTHPSLSESYYSSVDPSISFDTQDLGAALKGFIATISKPKAAYRGWRTLSYVLGWIFYTKRIVAKRKKHGK; encoded by the exons ATGTCGCAGAAGAGGCAGCCGGATGAGAGCGACGGACCCCGGCGCGCCAGCGGCGGAGGAGGCGAGCCCGGTGggagctcatcatcatcctcccTGCCCCAGCGCCCCGGCGAGCCGAAGCGGCAGAGGATCGCCCTTCGCGA TGTGATCACGGAGGTGATGCGGAACACCAACATCGAGAAGTTTTTAATTGCGCTCGAGCCCCTCATCAGGAGAGTG GTAAAAGAAGAAATTGAGTCGGCTTTTGCAAATCATGCCTCTATGATGGCAAG TGTCACAGACAATGTTCCATGTGTGTCAAAGAATTTGCAGCTGCAGTTCATGACTAGACTTTCTCTCCCAATATTTACTGGATCCAAGATTGAAGGAGAGGGCTCCTTAAGTATAACTATTGCTCTAGTCGACGCTTTGACAAGACAAATTGTAGCACCAGGCAAGGAGTTCCAGATAAAGGTCGAGATTGTAGTTCTGGAGGGGGATTTTGAAAGTGGAGAAGATGATGACTGGACAGCTCAGGAATTTAACAATAACATTGTTAAAGAAAGAGAAGGCAAAAGACCCTTGATTTCTGGGGATGTATTCATTGCCCTTGTTGATGGCATTGGAACATCAGGGGAACTTTCTTTCACAGATAACTCCAGCTGGACACGGAGCCGAAAGTTCAAGCTGGGTGCAAGAACTGAGGATGGTTGTTTCAATGGTGTAAGAGTACGGGAAGCAAAAACTGAATCATTTGTGGTTAAGGATCATCGAGGAGAAT TGTACAAGAAGCACCACCCACCATTTCTTGAAGATGAAGTCTGGCGCCTGGAGAAAATTGGCAAGGAAGGTGCTTTTCACAAGCGTTTGAATAGAGAAAGCATTAGCACTGTCAAAGATTTTCTCACCTTATTAAATCTTGATGCTTCTAGGCTTCGAAAG ATATTAGGTGGTGGCATGTCAGCAAAGATGTGGGAGGCAACTGTGGAACATGCAAAAACATGTGTTCTAACTGACAAAGTGCATCACTACTATCCTGACAGTCTAAACAAATCTGGTGTTGTATTCAATGTAGTTGGAGAAGTAAGAGGTTTAATATCTGATAAATATGTTTCTGTTGATGGCCTTACTGAAAAGGAGAAG GCTGAAGCACGTGCAGCAGTGAAGCAAGCATATGAACACTGGAAGGATGTCTTTACATGTGACAATGAAACGCTTGTGGAGAACCCTTCACAGCCATTCAATATGAGATCTCCATCTTTGCGTGAAAATCAATATAACCAGTTTCCCACGCAAGTTTCTACTGATGAATTTAGTTTGAGCCATTCGACCATACCATCACCTGACATTTTCTCAATGGAGCCATCAAGTGCTTTAGACCCTTGTGTATTGGAGACCGAAGAAACCAGTGCTAATCAATTTCAATCGGTGTTGCCCCCAGTTGGGGGCCATGAAGTACCCCAAGAATTTCAGTCACTGGATAAGTTCTCCAACTCTTTGGTATATGATGACTGCACCACCCATCCCTCACTCAGTGAAAGCTATTACAGCAGTGTAGATCCCAGCATATCCTTTGACACACAAGATCTTGGAGCTGCACTGAAAGGCTTCATTGCGACCATCTCAAAGCCTAAGGCGGCATATAGAGGATGGAGAACATTGTCTTATGTTCTAGGATGGATTTTCTATACGAAGAGAATTGTCGCAAAGAGAAAGAAACATGGGAAATAA